In a single window of the Falco rusticolus isolate bFalRus1 chromosome 11, bFalRus1.pri, whole genome shotgun sequence genome:
- the TTC39A gene encoding tetratricopeptide repeat protein 39A isoform X3, which translates to MDSRAANSGSGDARSPTSDLNKALHECMAALDLFLNNKFSDALASLQAKTKDSMYHALTYATILEMQAMMTFDPQDILNAGNTMKEAQATCQKFRKKSTVADSINNLVHRQSLEHFTEEEIHAEICYAECLLQRAALTFLQDENMVSFIKGGIKVRNSYQTYRELDSLIQSPHYVKGENHLHFEGGVKLGVGAFNLTLSMFPARILRLLEFVGFSGNKEHGLLQLQEGASSYSFRSVLCTMLLLCYHTFMTFVLGTGKGNVEEAERLLKPYLARYPKGAIFLFFAGRIETLKGNIDAAVNRYEECCEAQQYWKQFHHMCYWELMWCFTYKRQWKMAFFYADLLSKENTWSKATYIYMKAAYLSMFGPDDCSPFGDSKVELFRIVPSLKLKIAGKSLPTEKFAIRKARRYLSSNPIPLPVPPLEMMYIWNGYAVIGKCPNLTEGMLETLIEAEEALARSRATELLADDQCVIKLLKGLCLKHLGKISEAEDHFNYIYLNEKKIKYDHYLIPNALLELAILYLDQDRREEATKLLERAKQNYKNYSMETRTHFRIQAALHQAKSAPENGMHSGASAVS; encoded by the exons aactaaAGACAGTATGTATCACGCGCTGACTTACGCCACCATACTGGAGATGCAAGCTATGATGACGTTTGATCCTCAGGACATACTGAATGCAGGAAACACAATGAAGGAAGCTCAAGCCACCTGTCAAAA ATTTAGGAAGAAATCTACAGTAGCTGATTCTATCAACAACCTTGTGCATAGGCAAAGCCTTGAACACTTCACTGAAG AGGAAATCCATGCAGAAATCTGCTATGCTGAATGTTTACTTCAGAGAGCAGCACTCACATTCCTCCAG GATGAGAATATGGTTAGCTTCATAAAAGGAGGCATCAAAGTCCGAAACAGTTACCAAACATACAG GGAGCTGGACAGTCTCATACAGTCTCCGCATTATGTCAAAGGAGAGAACCATCTTCATTTTGAGGGAGGTGTAAAACTTGGAGTTGGAGCATTTAATCTG ACATTGTCCATGTTTCCTGCACGGATTCTGAGATTACTGGAGTTTGTTGGATTTTCTGGAAACAAG GAGCATGGTCTGCTGCAGCTTCAAGAAGGAGCATCATCATACAGCTTTAGGTCGGTGCTGTGTACCATGCTGTTGCTTTGCTATCATACTTTCATGACCTTTGTGTTAG ggacaggaaaaggaaatgttgaGGAGGCAGAAAGACTACTTAAGCCTTACTTGGCTCGCTATCCAAAG gGAGCCATATTCCTGTTTTTTGCAGGCAGGATAGAAACACTAAAGGGTAATATTGATGCG GCAGTTAATAGATATGAAGAATGTTGCGAGGCTCAGCAATATTGGAAGCAGTTTCATCACATGTGTTACTGGGAGCTCATGTGGTGCTTCACCTACAAGCGCCAGTGGAAGATGGCTTTCTTCTACGCAGACCTGctaagcaaagaaaacacttgGTCAAAG GCCACTTATATTTACATGAAAGCTGCTTATCTCAGTATGTTTGGACCAGATGACTGCAGTCCTTTTGGAGACAGCAAAGTTGAATTATTTAG GATTGTTCCCagtttgaaactgaaaattgcAGGGAAGTCTCTGCCTACAGAAAAGTTTGCAATTCGGAAGGCTCGACGGTATCTTTCTTCAAACCCCATCCCTTTGCCTGTTCCACCTTTG GAAATGATGTATATCTGGAATGGCTATGCTGTAATTGGAAAATGTCCCAACTTAACAGAAGGCATGTTGGAGACTTTAATTGAAGCAGAAGAAGCACTGGCAAGAAGTAGAG CTACAGAATTACTAGCAGATGACCAGTGTGTGATAAAACTGTTAAAGGGCTTATGCCTCAAGCATTTGGGCAAGATCTCTGAAGCGGAAGaccattttaattacatttatttaaa TGAGAAGAAGATAAAATATGACCATTATCTAATTCCAAATGCCTTGCTGGAGCTGGCGATACTTTATCTAGACCAGGATAGAAGAGAAGAAGCGACAAAACTACTGGAAAGAGCAAA aCAAAACTACAAGAATTACTCCATGGAAACAAGAACACATTTCAGAATTCAAGCTGCCCTGCACCAAGCCAAATCCGCCCCAGAAAATGGAATGCACTCCGGAGCCTCAGCAGTGTCgtaa
- the TTC39A gene encoding tetratricopeptide repeat protein 39A isoform X2, producing MDSRAANSGSGDARSPTSDLNKALHECMAALDLFLNNKFSDALASLQAKTKDSMYHALTYATILEMQAMMTFDPQDILNAGNTMKEAQATCQKFRKKSTVADSINNLVHRQSLEHFTEEEIHAEICYAECLLQRAALTFLQDENMVSFIKGGIKVRNSYQTYRELDSLIQSPHYVKGENHLHFEGGVKLGVGAFNLTLSMFPARILRLLEFVGFSGNKEHGLLQLQEGASSYSFRSVLCTMLLLCYHTFMTFVLGTGKGNVEEAERLLKPYLARYPKAVNRYEECCEAQQYWKQFHHMCYWELMWCFTYKRQWKMAFFYADLLSKENTWSKATYIYMKAAYLSMFGPDDCSPFGDSKVELFRIVPSLKLKIAGKSLPTEKFAIRKARRYLSSNPIPLPVPPLEMMYIWNGYAVIGKCPNLTEGMLETLIEAEEALARSRATELLADDQCVIKLLKGLCLKHLGKISEAEDHFNYIYLNEKKIKYDHYLIPNALLELAILYLDQDRREEATKLLERAKQNYKNYSMETRTHFRIQAALHQAKSAPENGMHSGASAVS from the exons aactaaAGACAGTATGTATCACGCGCTGACTTACGCCACCATACTGGAGATGCAAGCTATGATGACGTTTGATCCTCAGGACATACTGAATGCAGGAAACACAATGAAGGAAGCTCAAGCCACCTGTCAAAA ATTTAGGAAGAAATCTACAGTAGCTGATTCTATCAACAACCTTGTGCATAGGCAAAGCCTTGAACACTTCACTGAAG AGGAAATCCATGCAGAAATCTGCTATGCTGAATGTTTACTTCAGAGAGCAGCACTCACATTCCTCCAG GATGAGAATATGGTTAGCTTCATAAAAGGAGGCATCAAAGTCCGAAACAGTTACCAAACATACAG GGAGCTGGACAGTCTCATACAGTCTCCGCATTATGTCAAAGGAGAGAACCATCTTCATTTTGAGGGAGGTGTAAAACTTGGAGTTGGAGCATTTAATCTG ACATTGTCCATGTTTCCTGCACGGATTCTGAGATTACTGGAGTTTGTTGGATTTTCTGGAAACAAG GAGCATGGTCTGCTGCAGCTTCAAGAAGGAGCATCATCATACAGCTTTAGGTCGGTGCTGTGTACCATGCTGTTGCTTTGCTATCATACTTTCATGACCTTTGTGTTAG ggacaggaaaaggaaatgttgaGGAGGCAGAAAGACTACTTAAGCCTTACTTGGCTCGCTATCCAAAG GCAGTTAATAGATATGAAGAATGTTGCGAGGCTCAGCAATATTGGAAGCAGTTTCATCACATGTGTTACTGGGAGCTCATGTGGTGCTTCACCTACAAGCGCCAGTGGAAGATGGCTTTCTTCTACGCAGACCTGctaagcaaagaaaacacttgGTCAAAG GCCACTTATATTTACATGAAAGCTGCTTATCTCAGTATGTTTGGACCAGATGACTGCAGTCCTTTTGGAGACAGCAAAGTTGAATTATTTAG GATTGTTCCCagtttgaaactgaaaattgcAGGGAAGTCTCTGCCTACAGAAAAGTTTGCAATTCGGAAGGCTCGACGGTATCTTTCTTCAAACCCCATCCCTTTGCCTGTTCCACCTTTG GAAATGATGTATATCTGGAATGGCTATGCTGTAATTGGAAAATGTCCCAACTTAACAGAAGGCATGTTGGAGACTTTAATTGAAGCAGAAGAAGCACTGGCAAGAAGTAGAG CTACAGAATTACTAGCAGATGACCAGTGTGTGATAAAACTGTTAAAGGGCTTATGCCTCAAGCATTTGGGCAAGATCTCTGAAGCGGAAGaccattttaattacatttatttaaa TGAGAAGAAGATAAAATATGACCATTATCTAATTCCAAATGCCTTGCTGGAGCTGGCGATACTTTATCTAGACCAGGATAGAAGAGAAGAAGCGACAAAACTACTGGAAAGAGCAAA aCAAAACTACAAGAATTACTCCATGGAAACAAGAACACATTTCAGAATTCAAGCTGCCCTGCACCAAGCCAAATCCGCCCCAGAAAATGGAATGCACTCCGGAGCCTCAGCAGTGTCgtaa
- the TTC39A gene encoding tetratricopeptide repeat protein 39A isoform X1, translated as MTMSENTRSLTERSPTSDLNKALHECMAALDLFLNNKFSDALASLQAKTKDSMYHALTYATILEMQAMMTFDPQDILNAGNTMKEAQATCQKFRKKSTVADSINNLVHRQSLEHFTEEEIHAEICYAECLLQRAALTFLQDENMVSFIKGGIKVRNSYQTYRELDSLIQSPHYVKGENHLHFEGGVKLGVGAFNLTLSMFPARILRLLEFVGFSGNKEHGLLQLQEGASSYSFRSVLCTMLLLCYHTFMTFVLGTGKGNVEEAERLLKPYLARYPKGAIFLFFAGRIETLKGNIDAAVNRYEECCEAQQYWKQFHHMCYWELMWCFTYKRQWKMAFFYADLLSKENTWSKATYIYMKAAYLSMFGPDDCSPFGDSKVELFRIVPSLKLKIAGKSLPTEKFAIRKARRYLSSNPIPLPVPPLEMMYIWNGYAVIGKCPNLTEGMLETLIEAEEALARSRATELLADDQCVIKLLKGLCLKHLGKISEAEDHFNYIYLNEKKIKYDHYLIPNALLELAILYLDQDRREEATKLLERAKQNYKNYSMETRTHFRIQAALHQAKSAPENGMHSGASAVS; from the exons aactaaAGACAGTATGTATCACGCGCTGACTTACGCCACCATACTGGAGATGCAAGCTATGATGACGTTTGATCCTCAGGACATACTGAATGCAGGAAACACAATGAAGGAAGCTCAAGCCACCTGTCAAAA ATTTAGGAAGAAATCTACAGTAGCTGATTCTATCAACAACCTTGTGCATAGGCAAAGCCTTGAACACTTCACTGAAG AGGAAATCCATGCAGAAATCTGCTATGCTGAATGTTTACTTCAGAGAGCAGCACTCACATTCCTCCAG GATGAGAATATGGTTAGCTTCATAAAAGGAGGCATCAAAGTCCGAAACAGTTACCAAACATACAG GGAGCTGGACAGTCTCATACAGTCTCCGCATTATGTCAAAGGAGAGAACCATCTTCATTTTGAGGGAGGTGTAAAACTTGGAGTTGGAGCATTTAATCTG ACATTGTCCATGTTTCCTGCACGGATTCTGAGATTACTGGAGTTTGTTGGATTTTCTGGAAACAAG GAGCATGGTCTGCTGCAGCTTCAAGAAGGAGCATCATCATACAGCTTTAGGTCGGTGCTGTGTACCATGCTGTTGCTTTGCTATCATACTTTCATGACCTTTGTGTTAG ggacaggaaaaggaaatgttgaGGAGGCAGAAAGACTACTTAAGCCTTACTTGGCTCGCTATCCAAAG gGAGCCATATTCCTGTTTTTTGCAGGCAGGATAGAAACACTAAAGGGTAATATTGATGCG GCAGTTAATAGATATGAAGAATGTTGCGAGGCTCAGCAATATTGGAAGCAGTTTCATCACATGTGTTACTGGGAGCTCATGTGGTGCTTCACCTACAAGCGCCAGTGGAAGATGGCTTTCTTCTACGCAGACCTGctaagcaaagaaaacacttgGTCAAAG GCCACTTATATTTACATGAAAGCTGCTTATCTCAGTATGTTTGGACCAGATGACTGCAGTCCTTTTGGAGACAGCAAAGTTGAATTATTTAG GATTGTTCCCagtttgaaactgaaaattgcAGGGAAGTCTCTGCCTACAGAAAAGTTTGCAATTCGGAAGGCTCGACGGTATCTTTCTTCAAACCCCATCCCTTTGCCTGTTCCACCTTTG GAAATGATGTATATCTGGAATGGCTATGCTGTAATTGGAAAATGTCCCAACTTAACAGAAGGCATGTTGGAGACTTTAATTGAAGCAGAAGAAGCACTGGCAAGAAGTAGAG CTACAGAATTACTAGCAGATGACCAGTGTGTGATAAAACTGTTAAAGGGCTTATGCCTCAAGCATTTGGGCAAGATCTCTGAAGCGGAAGaccattttaattacatttatttaaa TGAGAAGAAGATAAAATATGACCATTATCTAATTCCAAATGCCTTGCTGGAGCTGGCGATACTTTATCTAGACCAGGATAGAAGAGAAGAAGCGACAAAACTACTGGAAAGAGCAAA aCAAAACTACAAGAATTACTCCATGGAAACAAGAACACATTTCAGAATTCAAGCTGCCCTGCACCAAGCCAAATCCGCCCCAGAAAATGGAATGCACTCCGGAGCCTCAGCAGTGTCgtaa